The Leptospiraceae bacterium genome includes the window AATATCTGATTGATTCGTCCTGTCTTTGAATTGTGGAGGGCTTTCCTTTTAGTCTTGCATCAACTTCTGTGTTGAAAGCATTTTGAGCATTTACAGACCTTGCATCACTTTCGGCTTGTTTATCATAAATTGGAAGAGTCGAATTTTTTCGATAGAGTAGCATATCTCTTCCCATGTTAAAAGCTCTTGTACGAAAAGAGCCACTAAATTCAAATAGAGTTCTTTGCTCCGAGTCATCAGCTCTAATTGATGAAGAAAGCAATATTAAAAATAAAAAATATTTCAGTTTCTTCAATTTTTCTTAACCCAGCCATTGTTGTTAAAATATTTGGCTTTGAGTTCTTTGATGTTCCCGTTTCTTTTCATTTCTTTAATAAAAAAATTCATACTTTGAGTCAAATACACATCATTCTTTGGAAGTGCAACACTGATATGCTCTTCAGATACAGGGTTTAATAAGGGAAGGTAATTTGCTTTCAGCTCAGGTTTTTTTTGTAATAAAGCCTCAATTAATAAACCGTCAGCCACAAAACAATTTACGTTGTTCCGTAAGAGGGAATCCAAAGACAGGTTGTTTGAAAGATAAGAATACGTTTTTGAATTCTCAAAATTTTTCTTTAAGAAAAAATAACTGGAAGAATCAGACTTTACCGAAAAAGAAATTCCTGATTGAAATTTTAAATCAAGAAGATCCTTAAATGGTTTTACTACTACGATTTGCCCTTCTGGTTCAGGGGGTAAACTTTGTTTATTGACAAGACCGGCAGGAGTAGTGATTAAATACGGATCGGAAAAATTTACTTCTTTTGCTCGAGCTAAATGAGAAGATATACCTGCTACTGCAATATCAACTTTTCCGGACACAATTGCCCTCGCCTGATCTTCAAAGTCTCCAAGAGGAATAATTTTGATATTCACATCTAAAAACTTGGCGTATTTTTTGGCAAAGTCTACATCAAATCCGGGAAACCCTTCATTAGGATCCTCTATATAAAAAGGCTCATAGGTCTTGGCTACAGATACGACTATTTCTTTTTTCTTTAGGATTGAAAAAAGGCGAGTTTCCTGTGAAAATACAGATTCAAAATATACGAATATAAATATAAAAAAAATTATTATTTTTTTATTGTGCATTGTTCTACTCTCAAAAATTTATGACTAGTCTGTGAGTAGGTAGCTTCACAAGTGAGTCATTTTTTCTAAACAAATTATTTCAAAACTACAATGTCAATCTGATTATTTCAGAATCTCAAATTCTGTACGCCTGTTTTTCTTACTGGCAAAGTCATCGTCTGAATTAATCAGAGGAAGGCTCGAGCCTTTTCCTTCCGTAAAAATTCGATTGGAGTCAATTTTTTTCTGAATCATGTACTCTTTTACGGCGATTGCACGGTTTTCGGAAAGAATTTTATTTGCGTCTAAATCTCCTGTAAGGTCTGTATGCCCGGTGATCTTTACCTTTTTGTCCGGGTTTTTTCGTAAAAATTCCACTACCTTGTCTAAGGCAGGCTCTGATTCTGCTAAAATTTTACTCGAGTTTCTCTCAAAATAGATGTTATTTAGGGTGATTTTATTTCTAATTTTCAACATCTCTGAAATGTCTTTTTCAGAGATTTCAGTTCCCTCGTAGATGTCATAACTTTTCCCGGGCTCTTTTCTGCAAAAAATGAAACTATTGT containing:
- a CDS encoding amino acid ABC transporter substrate-binding protein; amino-acid sequence: MHNKKIIIFFIFIFVYFESVFSQETRLFSILKKKEIVVSVAKTYEPFYIEDPNEGFPGFDVDFAKKYAKFLDVNIKIIPLGDFEDQARAIVSGKVDIAVAGISSHLARAKEVNFSDPYLITTPAGLVNKQSLPPEPEGQIVVVKPFKDLLDLKFQSGISFSVKSDSSSYFFLKKNFENSKTYSYLSNNLSLDSLLRNNVNCFVADGLLIEALLQKKPELKANYLPLLNPVSEEHISVALPKNDVYLTQSMNFFIKEMKRNGNIKELKAKYFNNNGWVKKN